CTGTTATTATTAAAGAAAATGTTACTCCGGGCTTTAGTATAAAAACAGAAGGTAATATAGAAGTTTATGGCAATATAGAGGATGCTAAAATAGATTGCGGAGGAAATTTAATTGTTTCTGGGGGTATTATTGGAGGGCCTGACAGCGATATCAATATAAAAGGAAAGGTTTATTCTTCTTTTATTAGAAATGCTAAGATTATGTGTAAAGATGATGTTATAAGTCAGCAGATAGTTAATTCAGATATATCAAGCAGCAACAGAGTAATAGTATTAGAAGGCAAGGGCGTTATAATTGGCGGCTCTATTAAGGCACTAAATGGAGTTTGGGCTAAGAGTATTGGTGCTATAAGTGAATCAAAAACTACTATAATGGTTGGAAGAGACCCCGAAGCTGATGCCTTATTTAAAGAAATTACAAACACACTAAAAACTAATAAAGAAGAAATTAATAAAATTAAATCTTTATTAGGTTCTGAATATTTTAGAGACCCAAGAGCATTTATAGCAAGAATCGCTCCAGAGAAGCGAGATGCTATAAAGGGAATATTAAAAAGAATCACTGATATAATAAAAGAAACCAAAGATTTAGAGCAAAAAAGAAATGAAATGGCCGAGGAGTTTGAAAGATTATCAGGAAGCAGTATTACTTCTATGGAAGGTTTTTTCCCTGGTGTTACAATATATATATCTAATATAAGAAAATATATTTCAAAAAAAATATCTGGTACAGAATATTTTTATTCTAAAGAAAAAAGAGATATTTCTGAGAAAGCTCCAAAACATTTAGATGAATCAGAATATGTAAGAGAAAGCAATTAATAAGTTTTAATATTTTTCATCATTTACAAATTTATTTATTTTGTTTATAATATTTAATTATAATTATTAGGAATAGTATTGTATGAAAATAAAAGATATTATAAAAGCTAGAGTATTGGTAATTGGTGATTTGATGTTAGATAGATTTACTTATGGTGATGTTATTAGAATATCTCCAGAAGCTCCTGTACCTGTTTTGCATGTTAATCATGAAGAAAATTATTTAGGCGGTGCTGGAAATGTGGCTAGAAATATTGCTTCACTACTAAACATGGAAGGAAGAGGCGATATAGGCATTATTGGTGTTATAGGAAATGATAAATCGTCAGAAACTATTATAGAAAGCATGCATAATTGGAATATATCTAATGCAGGTATAATAGTAGATGAAACTAGACCCACTATAACAAAAACTAGAATTGTTGCGGGTACTCAGCAGATAGTGAGAATAGATGAAGAAAATGTTGAGCCGTATTCTAAAGATATTTATAAAAAAATAGAGAATGTTTTTTTAGATAAATTAAAAGAATATAATGTTGTTATTATAAGTGATTATGCTAAAGGAGTTATCACTAAAGAAATAGCAAAAAAAATAATAGACGCTTGCAACAAAAATAATATACAAGTATTAGTTGATCCTGCCATAAAACATTTTTCTTATTATAAAAAGGCTACTTTAATGACTCCGAATTTAAAAGAAGCTGTAGAAGGCTCTGACAGTAAAATGCCTTTTTATAATTTCAATACAGATTCTATAAATAAATTAGGCAATGATATAGTAAAAAAATTAAGTTTATCAAAGCTTATGATTACACTTGGTGCTAATGGTATGGCATTATTTGATAAAGATATACAAACATTTAAAGATGAAGTTTATATAATACCTACTAAGGCTAAGAGTGTATTTGATGTTTCTGGTGCTGGGGACACAGTAATATCAGTTCTTGGTATGTGTCTTTCTGTTGGTTTTTCTTTTAAAGAGGCATCTGAAATTGCTAATACTGCTGCGGGAGTTGTTGTTGGTAAAAGGGGCACTTCCACTTTAACTTTAGATGAGCTTATCAAAGCTTTATAAGGATTATATTTGATTATGAGGAAATTATTATTTTTAGTTATTATCTTATCTATATCAATATTTGCATGCTTGCCTAAGCCTCCTATTGCTCCTGCAAAAACTGTTACAGAACTTGAGCTTGGTAAAGATATTTATGTGTATAAAGATGAGATAGTGGATTTAAATAGCCCCAAAATATATGAAGTGAATGGAGAGTATTATTTTGGAGATTTTTATTATATTAAAGATAATACCGTTTATGCTATAGACGTTTCTAATTCTAGAATGGTCATAGCTAGTGGAAGTAATATTAGTTCTTTTAATTTGGAATATAATAGTCTCGAAACTTCTAAAATATCTTTTATAGATAATAGCAGTAATGTATATATAACAGGATATAATTTGGCATATATTGGAGATATTACAATTACAAATGTATTAATGTCTCTTCCTTCAGAAGGCCCTTCTGTTGAAGGAAATGATGTTCCTGATATAAAAACTTACATCATACAGGTGACTAATACTAATTATACAAAAGTTGGACTTGTATCTTTAAATAAGATATCTCCTGAAGGCAAAACATTATACAGTATATCTTCTATAATTGATAATGAATATGAAAAGGTTATAAAACTAATTTATTTAAAAGATGATAAGTTTGCTGTATTAAAAAGAGATGATAAAAGAGTACCTATATTGGATGTATACAATATTAATACGGGGGCAAAAGAAGATAGATATATTTTAGATAATATAGAAACCACAGATGAAGCTACTATGTCTTACAGAGAGATAGTAGATTGTAAATATATAACAGAAAAAAATGTTTTAGCTATTCTTACTATGAGTATAGAAAATGGTAAGCATAAAGAAGATATAATATTTACAACAGCTCTGGATAATTTTTCTTTAAAAGAGACATATAAGATTGCAGCTAGAGATAATGCTCTTGCTGTTGGTATGTCTGCTAATGGCAGGGTGATATATACTGGTATGGATAATGGACTTTATTTTATAATAAAAACTAATCCATTTGTATCGCAGAACTTCAGCAAAGAATATTTGGGTACTGATGATTTTAATAAATTAAGAGGAATTAATATGTTTAATGACTCTATTTACGGTTTTTTATTTGAAGAAGGAAAAATAAAATTCAACAATTTTTAAATGTTATTGAACTTTTGGAAGCTGACCATCTGTTATACTGTTATCTGTATTATGTATGTTTAAGTTCATATAATCATTATAGAAAGTAAAAGTGTAGCTATTACCATCTTTTTGTGCACTGTATGAATTGTCATTTACTTTAGTTAATTCTTCTTTTGCTATATCCACATTTTTATCATAAGCGTTTCCTGCTTCCATTAACACATTAATTGAGCTATTTTCATCTACTTTTACTGTGGCAGTATTAACAATTAATTGTCTTTCTGATGCAGGTGTCGTATTAACACTTGCTCTATATGTACCTTGATATTTTGCTATATTTTCAACAGAGTTTCTATTAGTACATGAGAATAAAAAAATAGATAATACGATTGAGAGTTTTATTATATTTTTCATAAATGGATTATCCCCTTAAAATAAATATTTTTTATAATTTAATAATTTTTTATAAATTTACGAAAAGTAAATTGTTTTTTTGATATTTATCATATATCATAGTAGGAAATTTTTAAAGAGTGAAAATATGATTGAGAATAATAAAAATAATATATTAGCTATTGTAGCTTTAGTTTTATTAAGTTTTGCTTTGGGTACTTGTGAGTTTATAGTGATAGGTGTTTTAACAGATATTGCTGAAAGCTTTAAGGTTAGTGAGGTTATTGCTGGAGGATTAGTTTCTATGTTTGCTTTATTCTATTCTGTATGCACACCTTTTTCTGCTGCTATTGCGGGTAAGTTTAATAGATTTCATTTTATAATATTTACTAGCATACTTTTTATTGTTGGAAACTTTTTATGTTCTTTAGCTTTTAATTACAATTTATTAATGATAATAAGAATATTTTTAGCAATTATTTCTGGAGCATTAATTTCTGTTTCAATATCATTTACTCCTTATGTTTCAACTAAAGAAAAAAGACCTATGGTTGTAGCTTGGATTTATTCTGGTTTTAGTATAGCTTCTATTTTTGGTGTTCCAATAGGCACTACTATAAGTTACAATTTTGGCTGGAGAGCTTCTTTTATTTTTATATCTATTTTTAGTATATTGATGCTTATAATGATGTTTATTTCTTTACCAAAAAATACTCCTCAATATAAAATAAAGTTATTACATCAATTTGTTATTTTTAAAGATGTTAGATTCATATTAAGTACATTAACAATTCTTTTTGGAGCGGCTTCTTCTTATGTACTTTATACTTATTTAAAGCCTATATTTTTAAATTATGTTCATATAGATAATAAATATATTAGTATTGCATTACTAATTTTTGGAGTAGCAGTTCTTTTTAGTAATTTGCTTTCTGGAAAATTGGCAGAGCATAATGGTGTTTATAATTTAAGATTTATATTTGTGCTTCAATTTATATGTATGATTATTTTGCCATTTGCTTTTAATAATTATATAACTTCTGCTGTAGTAATATTATGCATAGGATTTTTAATGTATTTAATGAACTCTCCTGTACAATTAAATATTTTAGATTTTACAGAGAGAGATTATCCTTCTTGTATTACTTTAGCTTCTTCAAATAATTCTTTTTCATTTAATTTTGGTATAGCTTTAGGTTCATTTGTTGGAAGTAATATATTTGATAGCTTTGGTCTTAAATGGGTTGGTTTTGGAGGAGCTGTATTATCCATATTAGCTTTTTTAAGTGTTATTATGCTTTATAATTTTAATATAAAAAATATTGATAATTAATTTATTTGTAAATTATTATATCAAGGAAATTAAGTTATGATAAACTTATTAAAAATATTTTTTATAATTTTACTTTTGATGTCATGCAGAAGAAATAATACTTATTTTTTAAGTGAACTTATTAATTATAAAGGAAGATATTTTGGAGATGGAGTTATATCTAATGGTTTCTATGTAAATGCTGTTGTTAGTTTAAATATTAATGATAATGGAGATGTTGCAATTGATATTACATTAAATAGTGAAAATATTTATTTTTTTACTGATTCTAATTATATGACAAAGTTATCAGATTCAAAATATAAAATTCAAAGAGGAGATTATTATATTCTTTTAGATTTTTCAAAGGGGCTTTATTTTATATATAGAGAGATTGGCAAAGAAATTTCTGGAAATTTAACTAAACAATAATTTAATTTTATTATATAAATAACAAATATTGACAATTTATCATTTTTATCTTAATGTTAACATAACTAAAAAAATAGGATTAACAAATGAAAAAACTATTTGCAATATTATCTTGTATTTTTATTTTATCTTGTTCTAATGATGTAAAAAATAATGAAGTAATAAAGGTGAGTGTTGGAGCAGAGCCTCAAAGTATAGACCCATCATATTTATCTGCAATTGATAGTATGATTTACGCTGTACATATATTCGAGGGTTTAGTTACAAAAGATAAAGAAGGCAATATTATAGGAGGTGTTGCAGAAAGTTGGGAAGTTTCTCCTGATGGATTAAATATTATATTTCATTTGAGAGATAATGCTAAATGGTCTGACGGCAAAAAGGTTACAGCAGATGAGTTTGTATATTCTTTTAGAAGATTGGTTGATCCTACTACAGCATCTTCTTATAGTTTTTTAGCTTCGCCTATTAAGAATGCTGATAAAATAATGTCGGGCAAGCTTAGAAAAGAAGAGTTGGGAGTTGAGGCAATAGATGAAAAAACTTTGTTAATAAAATTTGAAGCTCCAACTGCATATTTTTTGGAATTGTTTTGCATACCTATATTTTCTCCATTAAGAGCAGACTATATTGAAGATAATGAGAAATGGACTTTTTATCCAAACACATATATAGGAAATGGTCCTTATAAGATGATAGATAGAAAAATAGATGAATTAATATCATTAGAGTTAAATACAAATTATTGGAATAAAGATAATATAGTAGCAAACAGAATAGATTTTATAATGCTTTCAGATATATCAACAGCATACCCAGCATTAAAGGAAGGCTCATTGCATTACTCTTCAAGAATACAAAATAATGATATAGAGCTTTTAAGAAAAGAAGGATATTTAGTTATAACACCGTCTTTGGGTACTGCGTATTATGCTGTAAATAATACAAATGAAGTATTGAAAGATAAAAGGGTTCGCAAAGCCTTAGCATTAGCAATAGACAGAAACTATATAGTAGAAAATATCACAAAAGGCGGAGAGGTTCCTGCTGGAGCATTTATTCCATTTGGGCTTAAAGATGTAAATGGAGATTTTAGAGAAAATGGCGGCAATTATTTTAGCGTATCAAAAGAGGATTATAAAGCAAATGTTGAAGAGGCAAAAAGGTTGCTCGCTGAAGCTGGATACAGCAATGGGGCTAATTTCCCTGTGTTAGAGTTTAAAACTAATCCCGGTGCTGGAGTAACAATAGCTGAAGCGGTGCAGCAGATGTGGAAAGAAAATTTAAATGTAGATATGTCTATCACTCAAGAAGAATGGTCAGTTTTTCAAAAGAATAGACAAACAAGAAATTATACAGTATGCCGTGCCGATTGGATTGGTGATTATTTGGACCCTATGACTTTTGCTCAATTATTTACTTCAACAAGTGCAGGCAATAGAGTAGGCTACAGCAATATTAATTATGACAATCTCATAAAAGAAGCACAGTCTACAATAGACAATAATAAAAGAATGAGTAATATGCACATGGCAGAAGATATGCTTATAGGCGATGATATGGCTTTGATACCTTTATATTATTATACAGCACCTTCTATGAAAAGCCCTAAATTAAAAGATGTTGTAGTTGATACTTTGGAAATAAGAAGATTTTTTTACTCTTATTTGCAATAAATAATAATATTTTTATAAAGCTAGTTTTTTAATATTCATCTATTAAATTACTATTTAGTATTGCACCTAATTCATATCTGTTATTATTGCTGCTGTAATTATAAATATAGAATGTTAGATAATTATTTTTATAACTAGCCATTTTCTTTCCCAAATATAAAAGCCCATTCGCTGGTATGGAGCTTAATATATGAACTTCTTTAATATTTTCATATGATGCTATATCATTAAAAATAGAGTTTATTTCACTTACAAATATATCATAACATTTTTTATTTACTAAGCTTCTATCAGAGTTTTCTTGCAGTCTTATTTGATGTGTTATAGTTATAATATTTGTATATGAATAATCAAAACCCTTATTTATAATTAGGTTTTCATTATCTTTATAAACTTCTTCTATATTATCAACATTAGACCTTCCTGATAATATTATACCTATTGGCTGATTTATGTTTGATATTCTTAATTTGGTTGATTTACTGTCTATAAAATTGGTTAATTCTGGGTCGGTAATATCAATATCGCTATATCCCCAAGTAAGAGAATCTTTAGGTTTTGGAAGAAAATCAAAATTATATTTATACTTTTCTAATATATATGCTATAGACACTAGTATACTATTTGGTGCTATTGCATACAGAATAATTTTATCTTGTTTTGTAATATTTGCCTCTTCTAATTTGGATACTATAATATTTTTTAGTTTTCTTATAATATTATCATCTTTATATTTATATATATTATATTCATTGTCTAAATCAATTTCTAAATCAATTTGCGGCATTTCTCCAAAGTTTTGAGATACACCTCTTATAGAATGAAATATTTTAACATTTTTATTTTCAGCCATAAACATTACTCTTTTTTATATAATTATATATCAATATTATAAAAATTACTCGAATTTATTATTATATTTTTCATAAAAATAGATTAATATTATTTTTTGTATATACTTATATATTATATCGGAGTTATTCTACAATAAAAAAATATTTTCATATATATTTTTGTATTTTAAATAATATTTTGGAGTTTTTATCATGAGAGATAAGGATTATTTAGAATTATTATCAAAAAAATATCCAACTATAGATGATGCTTCTGTTGAAATTATTAATTTAAAAGCTATATGTAAATTACCTAAAGGTACCGAATATTTTTTAAGTGATATACATGGAGAATCTGACGGATTTGAATATTTAATAGGCACTTCATCTGGGGTTATAAAAGAGAAAATAGAAATATTATTTAGAAACACTTTAACAGAAAATGAAAGAATAGAGCTTCAAATACTTATAGTAGATACAAAGAATAT
This is a stretch of genomic DNA from Brachyspira sp. SAP_772. It encodes these proteins:
- the rfaE1 gene encoding D-glycero-beta-D-manno-heptose-7-phosphate kinase, with translation MKIKDIIKARVLVIGDLMLDRFTYGDVIRISPEAPVPVLHVNHEENYLGGAGNVARNIASLLNMEGRGDIGIIGVIGNDKSSETIIESMHNWNISNAGIIVDETRPTITKTRIVAGTQQIVRIDEENVEPYSKDIYKKIENVFLDKLKEYNVVIISDYAKGVITKEIAKKIIDACNKNNIQVLVDPAIKHFSYYKKATLMTPNLKEAVEGSDSKMPFYNFNTDSINKLGNDIVKKLSLSKLMITLGANGMALFDKDIQTFKDEVYIIPTKAKSVFDVSGAGDTVISVLGMCLSVGFSFKEASEIANTAAGVVVGKRGTSTLTLDELIKAL
- a CDS encoding MFS transporter; this translates as MIENNKNNILAIVALVLLSFALGTCEFIVIGVLTDIAESFKVSEVIAGGLVSMFALFYSVCTPFSAAIAGKFNRFHFIIFTSILFIVGNFLCSLAFNYNLLMIIRIFLAIISGALISVSISFTPYVSTKEKRPMVVAWIYSGFSIASIFGVPIGTTISYNFGWRASFIFISIFSILMLIMMFISLPKNTPQYKIKLLHQFVIFKDVRFILSTLTILFGAASSYVLYTYLKPIFLNYVHIDNKYISIALLIFGVAVLFSNLLSGKLAEHNGVYNLRFIFVLQFICMIILPFAFNNYITSAVVILCIGFLMYLMNSPVQLNILDFTERDYPSCITLASSNNSFSFNFGIALGSFVGSNIFDSFGLKWVGFGGAVLSILAFLSVIMLYNFNIKNIDN
- a CDS encoding peptide ABC transporter substrate-binding protein, with translation MKKLFAILSCIFILSCSNDVKNNEVIKVSVGAEPQSIDPSYLSAIDSMIYAVHIFEGLVTKDKEGNIIGGVAESWEVSPDGLNIIFHLRDNAKWSDGKKVTADEFVYSFRRLVDPTTASSYSFLASPIKNADKIMSGKLRKEELGVEAIDEKTLLIKFEAPTAYFLELFCIPIFSPLRADYIEDNEKWTFYPNTYIGNGPYKMIDRKIDELISLELNTNYWNKDNIVANRIDFIMLSDISTAYPALKEGSLHYSSRIQNNDIELLRKEGYLVITPSLGTAYYAVNNTNEVLKDKRVRKALALAIDRNYIVENITKGGEVPAGAFIPFGLKDVNGDFRENGGNYFSVSKEDYKANVEEAKRLLAEAGYSNGANFPVLEFKTNPGAGVTIAEAVQQMWKENLNVDMSITQEEWSVFQKNRQTRNYTVCRADWIGDYLDPMTFAQLFTSTSAGNRVGYSNINYDNLIKEAQSTIDNNKRMSNMHMAEDMLIGDDMALIPLYYYTAPSMKSPKLKDVVVDTLEIRRFFYSYLQ
- a CDS encoding SAVED domain-containing protein, whose amino-acid sequence is MAENKNVKIFHSIRGVSQNFGEMPQIDLEIDLDNEYNIYKYKDDNIIRKLKNIIVSKLEEANITKQDKIILYAIAPNSILVSIAYILEKYKYNFDFLPKPKDSLTWGYSDIDITDPELTNFIDSKSTKLRISNINQPIGIILSGRSNVDNIEEVYKDNENLIINKGFDYSYTNIITITHQIRLQENSDRSLVNKKCYDIFVSEINSIFNDIASYENIKEVHILSSIPANGLLYLGKKMASYKNNYLTFYIYNYSSNNNRYELGAILNSNLIDEY